The DNA segment CCGCGCTCCCGCATCCAGTCGTCGTTGAAGATGGTGCTCAGGTAGCGTGAGGCGCCGTCGGGAAAGATCGTGACGATGCGCGAAGGGCGATCGAGATTTCGGGCCAGCTCCAGGATGGCCCACAGGGCGGCTCCGCTGGAACCGCCTGCCAGAATCCCCTCTTCGCGGACGAGGCGTCGGGTCGTCAGGAAGGAGTTCCGGTCGCTGACTTGGATCATCTCGTCGATGACCGAGAAATCGGCCGTCCCGATGAGGAATTCGTCGCCCAGACCTTCGAGGAGGTACGGTTTCGGCTCGACCCGGCGCCCCGTGCGGAAGTACTCGGTGAAGACCGATCCCTCGGGATCCACGGCCACCACCCGGATGGAGGGGTCCTTCTCCTTCAGGTACCTCGCGACGCCGCCAATGGTCCCACCCGTCCCCATCCCGGCCACGAGGTAGTCGATGCGCCCCTCCATCTGCTCCCAAATTTCCGGGCCCGTCGTGAGGTAGTGGGTTTCGTTGTTTTCCCGGTTGTTGTGCTGATCGGGGAAGAAACAGCCCGGCGTCTCCTTCGCCAGCCTGGACGCGATGTTGTTGTAACTGTCCGGATGTTCGGGGGGAAGGGAGGTGTCCGCGAAGTGGACGTCGACGCCCAGGGCCCTCAATTGGGCCAACTTCTCCCGGCTGATCGTGTCCCGGACCACCACCTTGAGCCGGTACCCCTTCTGGATGGCCACGAGCGCCAGCCCCAGGGCCGTGTTGCCCGAGGAATTCTCCAGGATCAGGGTCCCTTCGACCAGACGCCCCTCCCGTTCCGCCTTCTCGATCATGTGCCGGGCGATGCGGTCCTTCACGCTCCCCATTGGATTGAGGAATTCGAGTTTGGCCCATACCTCGGCCCGGGTGCCCTTCGTGATCCGGTTCAGGCGCACCAGGGGCGTTTGCCCGACGGCCTGGAGCACGTCTTCATAGCGGCGAAGATCCCTCATCGGCACTCCCCTCGACAGCGGCGCGGTCTTTCCAGGCCCTCTCCGGACCCTCCCGCGAGACCGGCCCGCCGCGTAGTGTACTCCACCCCGGCACGGGCCGCAGAAGGCCGCTGGGGCGCTCGATGTCATCCGTTTGGCCCAGGAGGAAGCGCTTAGGACCCTTTGGGTGATGGAGCCCAGGAGCCCGTGGGCCCAAGAGCCCGCGAGTCAGGAAGACCAGGGCGCCAAGCCGAATTCCCTCCGGCTGAAGCGAACCCTTCTTCAGATGAGGCGTCCGTGGAGCAACCGGAGGGAGCGATACGCAAAGGGGGGAGAGCTGGAGGCCTTCCCCCCCTGCATGGTGATGGACTCGTCGGGATTCGAAGCTACGCGGCCTGGAAGCCTCGGGGCCAGAGGCCCCTGCGTTTCAAGGCCGCCTACGCTTCCCGGGCTGGGGCCCCTCCCTCGTTTTCTACGGCTCGGAGCCAAGCAGTTGGCTCCTCGCCTCGAAAACCACGGGGGTCCCCACCCTTCGAATCCCGATTCCAGGGATCCATCGCCCGCCAGCTCTTGGTCGGATTCTTCGCGGAGTCAAAAATGGTGCGCTCGGCGGGATTCGAACCTACGCGGCCTAGAAGCCTCGGGGCCAGAGGCCCCTGCGTTTCAAGGCCGCCTACGATTCCCGGGGTGGGGCCCCTCCCTCGTTTTCTACGGCTCGGAGCCAAGCAGTTGGCTCTTCGCCTCGAAAACCACGGGGGTCCCCACCCTTCGAATCCCGATTCCAGGGATCCATCGCCCGCCGGCTCTTGGTCGGATTCTTCGCGGAGTCGAGAATGGTGCGCTCGGCGGGATTCGAACCCACGACCTTCGGCTCCGGAGGCCGACGCTCTATCCAACTGAGCTACGAGCGCACATGGGGTGAGCGACGGGGGTCGAACCCGCGACAACCGGAGCCACAGTCCGGGGCTCTGCCAGCTGAGCTACGCTCACCACCGAGCGGAACGTCCGTTCCGCCGGGATACCTTACACCGTGGCCGGAGGGCGGTCAAGGCCTCGGAGAGCCGCCCCGGCCCCCTCAGCCGAGGTCCGCAAGGTCCTCGAGCGTGACGTCCAGCTCGGGCACGTCCACCGAGGCCCCGTCGGGGCTCTGGCCCTGCGGCTCCAGACGGATCATGTCGAGGAGGAGAAGGACCCACAAGAACTTCAGGAGGGCGAACTGGGACCTGCCGC comes from the Acidobacteriota bacterium genome and includes:
- a CDS encoding cysteine synthase family protein, producing the protein MRDLRRYEDVLQAVGQTPLVRLNRITKGTRAEVWAKLEFLNPMGSVKDRIARHMIEKAEREGRLVEGTLILENSSGNTALGLALVAIQKGYRLKVVVRDTISREKLAQLRALGVDVHFADTSLPPEHPDSYNNIASRLAKETPGCFFPDQHNNRENNETHYLTTGPEIWEQMEGRIDYLVAGMGTGGTIGGVARYLKEKDPSIRVVAVDPEGSVFTEYFRTGRRVEPKPYLLEGLGDEFLIGTADFSVIDEMIQVSDRNSFLTTRRLVREEGILAGGSSGAALWAILELARNLDRPSRIVTIFPDGASRYLSTIFNDDWMRERG